The proteins below are encoded in one region of Ereboglobus luteus:
- a CDS encoding NAD-dependent epimerase/dehydratase family protein, whose translation MKKILVCGAGGFIGGHLVKALLDLGHKVGAVDKKPVEAWCQIHDAAESRTLDLQLRDACAEAVRGYDEVYNLAADMGGMGFIENNKALCMLSVLINTHLLVAARDCGAGRFFFSSSACVYNADKQKSADVTPLTEADAYPAMPEDGYGWEKLFSERMCRHFDEDFGVVARVARYHNVYGPHGTYDGGREKAPAAICRKVIEAVRTGRHEIEIWGDGSQTRSFTYIDDCIKGTLLLMGGDCAEPLNIGSSELVSINGLVGIVEEIAGVKLARKYNPDAPKGVNGRNSDNTRIKSLFGWEPSTRLRDGMEQTYRWIYDEMMRAGREGKASRVNLH comes from the coding sequence ATGAAAAAGATACTGGTCTGCGGCGCCGGGGGATTCATCGGCGGGCATTTGGTAAAGGCCTTGCTCGACTTGGGGCACAAGGTTGGGGCCGTGGATAAAAAGCCCGTCGAGGCGTGGTGCCAGATTCATGACGCCGCGGAGTCGCGGACCCTGGACTTGCAGTTGCGTGACGCCTGCGCCGAGGCGGTGCGCGGATACGACGAGGTGTATAATCTGGCCGCGGACATGGGCGGCATGGGGTTCATCGAAAACAACAAGGCGCTGTGCATGTTGAGCGTCTTGATCAACACACACCTGCTCGTGGCCGCGCGCGATTGCGGCGCGGGACGTTTTTTCTTCTCGTCGTCAGCCTGTGTTTACAATGCCGACAAACAAAAGAGCGCGGACGTGACGCCGCTGACGGAGGCCGACGCATATCCGGCGATGCCGGAGGATGGCTATGGATGGGAAAAACTTTTCAGCGAGCGCATGTGCCGCCACTTCGACGAGGATTTCGGCGTGGTCGCCCGCGTGGCGCGTTATCACAATGTTTACGGGCCGCACGGCACCTATGACGGCGGCCGCGAGAAGGCTCCCGCCGCGATTTGCCGCAAGGTGATCGAGGCGGTGCGCACCGGCAGGCATGAAATCGAAATCTGGGGCGACGGCAGCCAGACGCGCAGTTTCACATACATCGACGATTGCATAAAAGGCACGCTGTTGCTCATGGGTGGCGACTGCGCCGAGCCGCTCAACATCGGAAGCTCGGAACTCGTGTCGATAAACGGCCTTGTCGGCATCGTTGAGGAAATCGCGGGCGTGAAGCTCGCGCGAAAATACAACCCCGACGCGCCCAAGGGCGTGAACGGGCGCAACAGCGACAACACGCGCATCAAGTCGCTGTTCGGCTGGGAGCCGTCGACGCGCCTGCGCGACGGCATGGAACAAACTTACCGCTGGATTTACGACGAAATGATGCGCGCCGGGCGCGAGGGAAAAGCGTCGCGCGTGAATCTCCATTGA
- a CDS encoding WecB/TagA/CpsF family glycosyltransferase, producing MPPKVNVLGVGVSAMNLRVATTLLLDAARAGRGGYVCVTGVHGVSEAQRDAGFKRILNDAFLNTTDGMPLVWLAKWRAGGDIGRVYGPDLMLALCEAGVEEGLTHFFYGGGEGTAGLLAEKLGARFPGLKVAGVKTPPFRELDPAELAVLAARVNMLKPRFFWVGLGAPKQEKFMAQFAPRIAGSGTVLLGVGAAFDFLSGRARQAPRWMRRCGLEWFFRLCMEPRRLWRRYLINNPLFVLRVTLQLLGLKRYPLEETPRKG from the coding sequence ATGCCTCCAAAAGTCAATGTGCTCGGCGTGGGCGTCAGCGCCATGAACCTGCGCGTCGCCACCACGCTGCTGCTTGATGCCGCGCGCGCGGGGAGGGGCGGGTATGTGTGTGTGACGGGAGTGCATGGGGTTTCGGAGGCGCAACGGGACGCCGGATTTAAACGCATCCTCAACGACGCATTCTTGAACACGACCGACGGCATGCCGCTGGTCTGGCTGGCAAAATGGCGCGCGGGCGGGGATATCGGTCGCGTCTACGGGCCCGACCTGATGCTTGCGCTCTGCGAGGCGGGCGTGGAGGAGGGGCTCACGCATTTTTTCTACGGAGGCGGCGAGGGCACGGCCGGGTTGCTGGCGGAAAAACTTGGCGCGCGTTTTCCGGGATTGAAAGTCGCGGGCGTCAAGACGCCGCCGTTTCGCGAGCTCGACCCGGCGGAACTCGCCGTGCTGGCCGCGCGCGTGAACATGCTCAAACCGCGCTTTTTTTGGGTCGGGCTGGGCGCGCCGAAGCAGGAAAAATTCATGGCGCAATTCGCCCCGCGCATCGCCGGGTCGGGCACGGTGTTGCTTGGCGTGGGCGCGGCGTTTGACTTTTTGTCGGGCCGCGCGCGGCAGGCTCCGCGCTGGATGCGGCGTTGCGGGCTGGAATGGTTTTTCCGGCTGTGCATGGAGCCGCGCCGGCTTTGGCGTCGCTACTTGATAAATAATCCGCTGTTCGTGCTCAGGGTGACGCTCCAGTTGCTCGGGCTGAAAAGATATCCGCTTGAGGAAACGCCGCGCAAAGGGTAA
- a CDS encoding YebC/PmpR family DNA-binding transcriptional regulator, with translation MAGHSKWAKLKHFKGAIDAKRGKIFSRISRDLTLAAKAGGGDPDANPRLRTILLKARDANMPNDNIDRAIKKGTGELPGVSYEDATYEGYGPGGVAMIVKVTTDNKNRAAADVRSVFSRYGGNLAGAGAVAFNFTHAGQFLIAKDKTTEDQLMEVALDAGADDIITTEEGHEVRCPIPAFDKVSQALEQAGIKPDSAEIAYIPNNTVAIDAGVAESLQKLHDALDEIDDVQSVFSNEE, from the coding sequence ATGGCAGGACACAGTAAATGGGCCAAACTCAAGCACTTCAAGGGCGCGATTGACGCCAAACGAGGCAAAATCTTTTCCCGCATCTCGCGCGATTTGACGCTTGCCGCCAAAGCCGGCGGCGGCGACCCCGACGCAAACCCCCGCCTGCGCACCATCCTCCTGAAGGCGCGCGACGCCAACATGCCCAATGACAACATCGACCGCGCCATCAAGAAAGGCACGGGCGAGCTTCCCGGCGTTTCCTACGAGGACGCCACCTACGAAGGCTACGGCCCCGGCGGCGTGGCGATGATCGTCAAGGTCACCACGGACAACAAGAACCGCGCCGCGGCCGATGTGCGCAGCGTGTTTTCCCGATACGGCGGCAACCTCGCCGGGGCGGGCGCGGTGGCGTTCAATTTCACCCACGCCGGCCAGTTCCTGATCGCGAAGGACAAGACAACCGAGGACCAGCTCATGGAAGTGGCGCTTGACGCCGGCGCGGACGACATCATCACGACCGAGGAAGGCCACGAAGTGCGCTGTCCGATCCCCGCGTTCGACAAAGTTTCGCAAGCGCTGGAGCAGGCGGGAATCAAGCCCGACTCCGCCGAAATCGCCTACATACCGAACAACACGGTGGCGATCGACGCGGGGGTCGCCGAGTCGCTCCAAAAGCTCCACGACGCCCTCGACGAAATCGACGACGTGCAGAGTGTGTTTTCGAACGAGGAGTAA
- a CDS encoding YidC/Oxa1 family insertase periplasmic-domain containing protein → MQSNATFAPVASAYEDARYVTLSNDYIQARFTNFGGALEDIAFKKYAAEKSSDEPFVFNGSHADPIFAFTTDAFTSKKLDRHVSYELVSQSATEVVYRTVFENRIEVLRRYTIVPSGAPEAAGDPYIIRHELTLRNLTGEAVPMPAFSFNIGTASPVNERDNGMYLTSGYNNGEKSKFIERSKLAGGSGFLGFGASAPVPYVSSPEQIVWASVSNQFFTGLLTPDQPGRGMITRRIELPPLRGMTTPAVGLTVSAAFDVPALAPNAETTLGFNYYGGPKEYTRIRSFSKVSKKNEDEVLQFSSGFYRTIMLSGFFSPIMNRLMVFMHSFVGQWGIAIIMMTLMLKFVTLPFTLSASRSAKRMQKVQPEMQAIREKFKDNPQKLNQATMELFKKHRVNPLGGCLPIFITMPLFVAFFFMLQSTAELRFQSFLWASDLSAPDTIARLPWLNFPINIMPILMGATMMIQMRLTPSPSVDNMQVKIMKFMPLMFIVFFYNFSCALALYSTVNGLFTICQQLIVNRMKDKEPAPAPAPAAKGKRPMKNVTPPKKK, encoded by the coding sequence ATGCAGAGCAACGCGACCTTCGCCCCGGTTGCCTCCGCCTACGAAGACGCGCGCTACGTGACGCTTTCGAACGACTACATCCAGGCGCGCTTCACCAATTTCGGCGGCGCGCTTGAGGACATTGCCTTCAAAAAATACGCCGCCGAAAAAAGCAGCGACGAACCCTTCGTTTTCAACGGCAGCCACGCCGACCCGATCTTCGCGTTCACGACCGACGCGTTCACGTCGAAAAAACTCGACCGTCATGTGTCCTACGAACTCGTTTCGCAATCGGCCACCGAGGTTGTTTACCGCACGGTTTTTGAAAACCGCATCGAGGTGCTGCGCCGCTACACAATCGTGCCCTCCGGCGCGCCCGAGGCCGCGGGCGATCCCTACATCATCCGCCACGAGCTCACGCTCCGCAATCTCACCGGGGAGGCCGTGCCCATGCCGGCGTTTTCCTTCAACATCGGCACGGCGTCGCCCGTCAACGAGCGCGACAACGGCATGTATTTGACCAGTGGATACAACAACGGCGAGAAATCGAAGTTCATCGAGCGCTCCAAGCTCGCCGGCGGCAGCGGCTTCCTCGGCTTCGGGGCCAGCGCCCCCGTCCCCTACGTCAGCTCGCCGGAGCAGATCGTATGGGCCTCCGTGAGCAACCAGTTCTTCACCGGCCTGCTCACGCCCGACCAGCCCGGACGCGGCATGATCACGCGCCGCATTGAGCTGCCGCCGCTCCGCGGCATGACCACGCCCGCCGTCGGCCTCACCGTGAGCGCGGCGTTCGACGTGCCCGCGCTCGCGCCCAACGCCGAGACCACGCTCGGCTTCAACTATTACGGCGGCCCGAAGGAATACACCCGCATCCGCTCGTTCTCCAAAGTCTCCAAGAAAAACGAGGACGAGGTGCTGCAATTCAGCAGCGGCTTTTACCGGACGATCATGCTCAGCGGGTTTTTCTCGCCGATCATGAACCGGCTCATGGTTTTCATGCACAGCTTTGTCGGCCAGTGGGGCATCGCCATCATCATGATGACGCTGATGCTCAAGTTCGTGACGCTGCCCTTCACGCTCTCCGCGTCGCGCTCCGCCAAGCGCATGCAAAAAGTGCAGCCCGAGATGCAGGCCATCCGCGAGAAATTCAAGGACAACCCGCAAAAGCTCAACCAGGCCACGATGGAGCTCTTCAAGAAGCACCGGGTGAATCCACTCGGCGGCTGCCTGCCGATCTTCATCACGATGCCGCTCTTTGTCGCGTTCTTCTTCATGCTTCAAAGCACCGCCGAGCTCCGTTTTCAGAGCTTCCTGTGGGCGAGTGATCTTTCCGCGCCCGACACCATCGCGCGCCTTCCCTGGCTTAATTTTCCGATCAACATCATGCCGATTCTCATGGGTGCCACGATGATGATCCAGATGCGCCTCACGCCGTCGCCCAGCGTGGACAACATGCAGGTAAAGATAATGAAGTTCATGCCGCTCATGTTCATTGTCTTCTTCTACAACTTCTCCTGCGCGCTCGCGCTCTACTCGACGGTCAACGGCCTGTTCACAATCTGCCAGCAACTCATCGTCAACCGCATGAAGGACAAGGAACCCGCCCCCGCCCCCGCGCCCGCGGCGAAGGGCAAGCGCCCGATGAAAAACGTGACGCCCCCGAAGAAAAAATAA
- the yidD gene encoding membrane protein insertion efficiency factor YidD, translated as MKPTRLRKALTAPFLFLIAVYQRVISPALHVVAGPAFGCRFHPTCSCYAAEALRAHGLLRGLALAAWRLLRCSPLSAGGLDPVPPPAPRRRPRCERVA; from the coding sequence GTGAAACCAACCAGGCTGCGCAAGGCGCTCACCGCGCCCTTCCTGTTTTTGATCGCCGTTTACCAGCGCGTCATTTCGCCCGCGCTGCACGTGGTCGCGGGTCCCGCGTTTGGGTGCCGGTTTCATCCCACTTGCTCGTGTTATGCCGCCGAGGCGCTCCGCGCGCACGGTTTGTTGCGCGGACTCGCGCTGGCGGCGTGGCGTCTGTTGCGTTGCTCGCCGTTGAGCGCGGGCGGTCTTGACCCGGTGCCTCCACCCGCGCCGCGCCGCCGGCCCCGCTGCGAGCGCGTCGCCTGA
- the rnpA gene encoding ribonuclease P protein component, with protein MRFRPEQHVRRQRDFRNLREKGRRFECGGFAFWYYKRPDDDSSEIPAPVVRVGVVASYAAVGNAVARARAKRRLREIFRQHQQLVPPGHDILLVARRSINKTDFPVIGQKFADACRRAFQKQPTETKP; from the coding sequence ATGCGTTTCCGCCCCGAACAACATGTGCGGCGGCAACGCGACTTCCGCAACCTGCGGGAAAAGGGCCGCCGCTTCGAATGCGGCGGCTTTGCGTTTTGGTATTACAAACGCCCGGACGACGACTCCTCCGAAATCCCGGCGCCCGTCGTTCGCGTCGGAGTGGTCGCCTCTTACGCGGCGGTCGGAAACGCCGTTGCCCGCGCGCGCGCCAAGCGCCGGCTGCGCGAAATTTTTCGCCAACACCAGCAACTCGTTCCGCCCGGCCACGACATCCTGCTCGTCGCCCGCCGCTCGATCAACAAAACGGATTTTCCCGTGATCGGGCAAAAATTTGCCGACGCCTGCCGCAGGGCTTTTCAGAAACAACCAACCGAAACCAAACCGTGA
- the rpmH gene encoding 50S ribosomal protein L34 codes for MQPTFRPHRKKRARQIGFRARKSTKGGRKVLANRRRVGRKRLTVV; via the coding sequence ATGCAACCTACATTCCGTCCACATCGCAAGAAGCGCGCCCGCCAGATCGGTTTCCGCGCGCGCAAGTCCACCAAGGGTGGCCGCAAAGTCCTCGCAAACCGCCGTCGCGTCGGCCGCAAACGCCTGACCGTGGTTTGA